The sequence below is a genomic window from Maridesulfovibrio frigidus DSM 17176.
CAGATAGCCCTATTGCTATCCTTGGAGACAACGACCATCACCTCCAGAACAACGTGGGTGAAGAAAAGGCTAAGGCTGCCGCGAAAGCAGTTAATTGCCAATCCATCATTCCCAAGTTCACAAACAGTGAACGAGGCCAAGGCTTAAGTGACTTTAATGATTTACACAAATCAAGTGGACTAGATGCGGTGAAAACCCAGCTCTCGGGGCTGTTCAAAGCACCCAAGCAAGTTGCCCAAAAGAAAGCGGTAAAAGCTGTCGCAATGGCACGATAGGCATATTCAGATGGGCTCTGAGGGGGGGCCATCTGTATGATTGGAAGCTTTCCTTTTAAAGCCTTAGAAGGTAGGCTGACGCTATCAAAATAAGGAGGAAATTATGGCTCAAATGACGAAAGAACAAGAGTTCAAAATTATTGAAAAAATTCGAGAACTGGATGCTGAAGGCAAACATGATGAGGCGCACGAGTTGAGGTTCAAACTCCCTCTGGCCCCACATCTAGCTCAAGCCCTTAAAGAGATTATAGGAACTGATGAACTTAGAAATTCTAAAATAGATCTTTCGGAGGCAAATGAAAAATATGGCGAAAACTGGCTTACTGATTAAACTTTCAATGAAACTTGGTGATGACTGGAAAGCATATCAACAAAAAGAAAATACACCTGAAGCACTAGCTTTTCAGAAAGGCCTTAAAGACACATTGTCCATGTACAAAGAGCTAGCTGAATCTCAAGATCCGGAAGCAATCTTAAATGCGGAAAAGATTGCTTTAATCCAAGAAAAGAACACCTACGCAAACTCCGCAGAAATGACGAACAGCATTAAGCCTGCATTGACTCAAGTTGAAGAGGCCAAGAAGTCTATGGAGCAAGTCCAGGACAGCGAAGCATACAAGAAAGCAGCTTCAACTTATGCTGGCAAGAGAAAACAAGGAGGCCTTCCATTAGATGGATTCAGAGAGTTCATAAAGAGCCATCAAGCCCGATTGACGAACAGGCTCAAGGGAGATGGCTCCCACGATGAAAAGAATCTGTTACGGCAACGTAAAAAGAACCTTACTAAAGCAAATGAGCTTTACATGGGCATGCAAAAAAAGGCCTTGGGCATGCAAAAAGCAAACGCCAAGGCTGTGGCCAGATAGCAAGGAACTCTGAGGGGGGATCTTTTTGCTTCCAGCGGGCTCGCAAAATTTAATCTTCTGAAACGTCTTTATTGGCTTCTGATCTAGCCTGCGAATACGTTAGCCCATAAAAACATTCACCACACCGACTGCAAACCCAGTCACCCGTTTGAGCACTTTTGTAATACTCTTTCAACAATGTCTCGTGCTCACAAGGACCACCTTCATATTTTTCGCGTAAATCATGAGTCTTAAGTTTTATTGTTTTTAAAATAACTTGACCCAACCGACACAAAAAACCTCCAAAAATAGAATCCTATTATCAATTTATGAAGAAATATGAAGGTCATTAATCCTAACCCATTGCATTGAATTGACGTAATACTGAGTCTATAGCTCTCCATAAAGTCAAAAAGAACAGCTCCTAGAGTTACTTGAATCCCAAATTCTAACCATGAAAATCCTGCCATTGATGGAATTGGTTGCCCATTAATGCCTGTAAATAGATATGGAAAGCCAATCCAAAGATAACCAGATATTATACTAAATAAGGCAATCTGGAAAAAGGGATATGCCAGAACAGGTATATCTTTCCACCTTTTACTTACGTAGTCATTCATCATCACATCATCGACGAGCCTTTTGCTGAATGAAAACCTTAATGAAGCAAAAACAGAAACGGCATATGCTCCTATGAGCATGCAAAGAATCACATAAGAAAATCCACTAAGAAAAGGAGAGGAGAAAAACAACATAACTGGCGCACATATAAATAAGAGAATAGAGAAGACCAGCCTCAAAAGAAATTTAAAAGCTCTTGAGTCGATCATAATGCGGAATTAAAATACAATAAGTACATGTTATCCTCGAAGCGATAAGCAGGATCTTTAACATTGATTTCTATGTCACTTTTTAAATCTCTGACGTCATCTTCTATTGGTTTAATCTGCTCGTCAATCAGAGCAATACGTTCTGATGTTCGCTTCTTCCTCTTCAACAACTCAACATCATCACTCAAGCGGAAAATTTGATGATTCCAAGCCAAGAAAATGTCTATCTTTCGTCATAAAGTGAGCCTCAGGAGGTAATTGCATCTTTTTAAAACAATTAGAGAAGTGCTTCCAGTCTTCGCATAATGGAGCTCTTTTGGGGTAAAAGTGATCAAAAATAAATTTAACAAACTGATTAAAACACATCGGAGAGTTAACTTTTAAACGGCAATCTGAATTTTGAAAATGCATATGGGATAATGGATGGGCAAGTGAAGCATTTATTGTATCATAATCAAATCGAATGGGAGTACGCATTTTTATATATTTGTGCCAATTCTTGTCTTCACAATATGCATCAACGACATCTAAAGGGGGACCGTCTTCAAAATCATCTTCGTCCAACAAAAAAGGACAAGGCCAATACCACAAGCTATGAGCCAGCAGCTCATTTTCAAAGACCTTAAAAGAAGCCCTAATTAAGGAACCATCAAAGAGCAAAGCGTGATAACTTCCATTTACTATAAAACTTCTGTATTGTTCAAAACTGCCGAAATAAGATTCCTTACTAGCTCCACCTGATTCATGGTTAGGCCATGTAATTAACTCAACCCCAACATGAGAAGTCTTGATTGGGTCAATATAAAAAAAACAGAGATTTTTTGCAGCCAAAAAATTCAATGTGCTTCTCATATCACTAAATATCTGTAATGAAAGTTTGGACATAACGGACCTATTTGTTCAACAAAGAAAGAAGTTGCTGTATCGCAGGATCTTTATCATCTAGAAGACCTTGACTAACTAGCTTTGCAACATCATGAAGATTTCTTTGAGCAACAGTAACTTCCTTTTTTTCTTCGCTTGTTCTGTCCCTGTTAATGATTCTTAGTTCAGCAAGTTTTTCTCTTGGGG
It includes:
- a CDS encoding DUF2290 domain-containing protein, with product MSKLSLQIFSDMRSTLNFLAAKNLCFFYIDPIKTSHVGVELITWPNHESGGASKESYFGSFEQYRSFIVNGSYHALLFDGSLIRASFKVFENELLAHSLWYWPCPFLLDEDDFEDGPPLDVVDAYCEDKNWHKYIKMRTPIRFDYDTINASLAHPLSHMHFQNSDCRLKVNSPMCFNQFVKFIFDHFYPKRAPLCEDWKHFSNCFKKMQLPPEAHFMTKDRHFLGLESSNFPLE